The Falco cherrug isolate bFalChe1 chromosome 3, bFalChe1.pri, whole genome shotgun sequence genome segment CAACGATAGCTTTCTGGACAATAGTTCCATTACTCTGGGTCCCCAAGTTATCTGGACTCAGGAGCAAACAGGGATTGTGAGTTAAAGCTGATCTTCAGAAGAGGATTGTCCGTGACTTGCCTTCTTGCTTTTTCCCAGTACCTTCCTTCCTTGGGCTATGCCAAGCGTGTCCACTTAATGAACCCAATGGTTCCTGGTCTGACAGGCAGCAAAATGAGCTCATCAGAAGAGGTTGGTCCCTGAATAGTGGCTGTGGTCAGGGGTTCTGGGGGGGGCACAGGTTGatggctgggggcagggaggctgcACCCCAAGAGAAGGTGACTTCTCTCTCCACTCACACTGGGGTCTGAGAGCAGCAACTTCAGCATGAGTTGTCTCTTTTGGGCAGGAGGTTGGGTAAAGGGCTGGGGAAATTTCTTCCTGCAGGACTCAAAGATTGATCTTCTGGATCGCAAGGAGGATGTGAAGAAGAAGTTGAAGAAGGCTTTCTGTGAACCAGGGAACGTGGAGAACAACGGTGTCCTCTCCTTCATCAAGCACGTCCTCTTTCCCCTCAAATCAGGTGAGGGGCTCACCTTGCTTGAGCACTGCGTCTGGTTTTTCCTGTGGGTTAGAGGAGGGGACAGGAGCGTGTGTCCCCTGAAGCCAGCTGCCCCTGAgtgccacctccccagccactgctgcGGTCCCCCTCGGCTCTTGGGCAAAGTGGGGCGGGTGGTTTttctggcagagcagggagtgAGTCTTCACCTAAGTTAGTCTGAGCCTTAAAATCTCTGTGTCACAGAGTTTGTCGTTCTACGAGAGGAAAAATGGGGAGGAAACAAAACCTACACAGCCTATGAGGCCCTGGAGAAAGACTTTGCTGAGCAGGTGAGTGCTGGGAGGGACTGAaccctctccctgtccctgaGGATCCCGAGAGCTCTCTGGCAGGGCGCTGAGTAGCTGTGGGAGATAGAAATCCACACCAGGAAGAGGTGTGGAGCGAGCGTGGCCCAGTGGCTGTAGGGTGACAGGGTGCTCCTAGCCGGGAGAGCCTGAAGGTGAGAGGATGGATGAAGGATGTGGGGGCACCAGCTGTCCTGGTGTGGGACAGGACCACGTCAGCCACATCCTGGAACAGAGCAGCAGTTTAGCTGTTTTCGGCTGTTCCCAGCTGAGGCTGCAAGCAAAAGTGTCCAGAAGAGGGGCTTTGATGTCCGAGGGGGAATTAGGCCAAGGGTTGGGGTTCATCGCCCCACCCTGCGTTGTCTGGCCTCAGATCGGTGAGTCACATTcagctgctccccctgccctggatGTTCCATGCAGGAACCCGTCTGTTTGTCATGATACAGGTCGTCCATCCCGGAGACCTGAAGAACTCGGTGGAAGTGGCCCTGAACAAACTACTTGACCCCATCAGAGAGAAATTCAACAGCCCGGAACTGAAGCAGCTGACCAATGCAGCGTATCCCAACCCATCCAAAGCCAGTAaggaggtgctgggagctgggggaagtGAGGGCCCTGGCCAcgcagggctgggtgggagagTGTCCCTCCAGGGGCTGACGTTAGAGAGAAGTTCTGAAACCTCAGTCTCGAGAGGAGCCCCGGAGAGCATTAGGAAGGGTGAGGAAAGGCCAGTGCCAGGGCTGTTTGCTTGCCCCAGAGAGGACAGACGCCAGCACGCTTCTCTGGTGCTTGAGAGGCCAGCAAAGCAGAGGAGGGACTGTGCTTCCTGATACACAGACAATCATGGAATTTAGCAGGCCCCAGGGCCATCATTTGGGGGTCACTGTGCACTCCCAGGGCTTGGCCAGCTCCCTGGGTTTATGCTGAGTGGTGTGACTGTTCCCTTTGCACTGCAGAGCCTGCAGAGAAGGGCACCAAGAACTCTGAGCCAGAGAACGTGGTCCCATCCCGGCTGGATATCCGTGTCGGCAAAGTGATCAGTGTGGAAAAGGTATGGGCACAACGGGGAGAGGGGGGTAACCTTCCCACATGGTGACGTGGGCACTTTAGGGGCGGGGTGTCTGCACCCTACTTCCCTGCCACCCCAGTCcccttctctgctcctcaccttGCTTCTGCTTGGCAGCACCCAGATGCCGACAGCCTGTACGTGGAGAAGATCGACGTGGGCGAGCCTGAGCCCCGCACTGTGGTCAGCGGCCTGGTGCAGTTCGTCCccaaggagcagctgcaggacaggctggtggtgctgctttGCAACCTCAAGCCCCAGAAGATGAGGGGTGTGGAGTCGCAGGGCATGGTGCTGTGCGCCTCCAGGTGAGGGAGGGGGGCGTTGGGGCTGCACCCCTCCACGGGCACGGGCTGGatccccctctcctgccccagggccCGGCAGTGCTGAGGGGCCAGGTGGGTGCTGCCTTGGGGTGACTCTGCTTCCTCCGCACCCCTCTGCAGCGTGGGGGAGCCGCGGCAGGTGGAGCCCCTGGACCCGCCGGCCGGGTGCTGCGCCGGGGAGCGCGTCTACGTGGAGGGCTATGAGGGCGGGGAGCCCGACGACGAGCTCAAGCCGAAGAAGAAGGTTTTTGAGAAGCTGCAGGTGAGGAGCTGTGCTGAGGGGCTGGGCCACAACTTGAAGTAGCTGGGGCTCCAAGAACGGAGTGGGGCAGTGCTTAGGGCCACATAATGCCCCTGTCCCCACCTCTGGGTGACCCCGAAGTAGCTATTTGTCACTCTGTGCCCCCCTGTTTGTTACTGTTAGCAAAGCCGTGGAGGAGACAAAcctcccctgctctgctctgctccccaggccGACTTCCGCGTCTCCGAGGACTGTGTCGCCCAGTGGAAGGAGAGAAACTTCCTGACCAAGCTGGGGAGAGTCTCCTGTAAAAGCCTGAAGGGTGGGAGCATCAGCTAACAAGCACCAGAACCGCTGCTCACGCCTCCTGCCTGGCCCCCTCCACCACCTCCGCCAGGCTCTCCCTCCCGGTCTCTGCCATCTCCTCCCCAGTGCCCCAAGCGGGGCGCTCGGCCCTGCGGGACCTGGGGGCTCTGGGACTGAATTTGCCACCTCCCACCTGGAGAGCTGCCTCCAGCATCCCCGTCACCCTGGGCCTGCCCAGCCAGCGTCCGTGCCTCAGCTGTGGGCCAGCTCCGGGGACTGGCCGTGGCACCACACCTAAGGGACCTGTGTGACTTGTGCCTGTGGCCTTCGGCTCTACACTGGGGCCATCGGCTCGCTCCCAGTTGTGCCACAGACTGCACGCCCTGCCCACTGGTCCTGACTGGGATGGCATGTGTGGGCACGGCAGCGCGAGGGCAGAAAGGGAAGGCTGCTTGCTCAAACCTGTGTTGCTGCTAacagagctgggggcagctgcctggcagccaGGCGGGCCCCGTCCCCTGCTctgcccgggcagcccctgccccacgcTCCGCTCGCCCACGGccgctgctggtgctgctctttGGCCAGGAGCCCAGGCAGCACTTGTAGGTCCGTCCTGAGCCTGTGGCGGGGGGCGTGGGCCTTAAACACTGACTCGGGAACCATCTGTCTGTCGTAAACCCAAATAAAATGTCAAGCTGACTGCACCCGGGTGTGCCTGTCTGTCCGGGGCGAGATggctgagctggcagccagctctgctgctgtttcagtgctgcctgagccccctgcccacccggGAGCCGGCCCGCTGGGGGTCTgtgcctgccccacagctcgACAGCGCCGGGAAGGGCAGCTGGCACGCGTGGCAAGGCTGTGGCCGTAAGCCAGGAAGCACAGGAGGCAGCAAGCTTCGGTCATCATTTTTACCAGCCAGGTACAGAGCTCTGAGCAGCTACTCAGCGGCAGAGGGTTGgttgcttttggtttggtttggttggtttggttttgtgtttttttttacaatcaaagaaatcaaaatgacCCCGagtttacagaaacagaaatcaagGCTCTACCCCAGGGCCCGAAGACCAGCTCGCGGGGCAGCCAGGCTCCCCCTCCACCCTGTGGCCAGCACGGCTGTGGGCTGGCTATGCCAGGCAGTGGGCTAGTGCCCAcagcctgcactgctgtgaGGAGAGCGGTGCTGGCCGAGAGCCCCTCTTGCCTCTCCATCAAGGGCTGGAGCCCTTGACCAGCGCGTCCGTCCCATCCCGCTGCTCCTGCCCGCATTCCCCTGGGAACTGCTGTGGCTGAAACCTTCCTGTTCGCTTGTCCAAAGTGCTTCAATTCCTCGCGGGCCCGGCTGACCGGGAGCAGAGCggctccagctccagcatctTCGGCCCCTGCGCTCCTCTTAGCGTGGCTGCTCGGCTCCGTACGCAAACCAAGCGGCAGCTCAGCAGGGAGGAGGTGCTGGCTCGGCACCAGCCTCGAgtccagtaaaaaaaaaaaaaaaaaaaaaaaagcaaaataaagctgtaGTACTTAGGAAAAGTGAAACCAACACCATTTTTGCATAAATATCATCAAGGCCGTGGAGGCTAAGGCTGTTTGCTTCCTGTATTAAGTTAGTTGCCAGTTCCACACTCGTCTGTTGAcctgcccaggtccctgagAGAATTGGATTCCTGTCCGTGGGGGCACCAGTCCTGCAGCTTCGTCCTTCAGGCTGTCTCTCCCCGTCCATCTGCAAGGCACGAGCGAAGAGCCCATCAGGCACCCTGAgccccggctgcccccagccctgccccaagTCTGGTCCCATGGCCAGGCTCTCCCAATTGTCCCAGTGCCACCCCAGCACGgcctgtgtgctgggctgggagcctgCAGCTCAGGAGCCCGAGCACctatagcagcagcagcccgcAGCGGGGCCGAGTTGGGCCCGCATCCCACGTACCTTGTGCCGGCGGCTCCGTGGTGCTCCTGCCCTCCGCCCCCGAGGCCGCCGTCCCCGCCAGCTCGCTCTTAGTCCTGCTCCCGTCCACCGGCACGGCCTTGGCTTTCCCATCCCGCACGGGGGAGCCCGGTGCCTCCAGCCCCGGTACCTTCGGGCTCAGGGGGGAAGGAGCCGGCCCGGGGCCAAGCGAAGGCTTCTTGGCTACCGGAGGGGGGATCTTGCTGGGTTTTCGGTGGGCTTGCGCCTTGCCGGGGCCCTGCTGGGCAGTAGCCGGGGCTGCCGAACGTTGGCCCGAGAAATTCATCAGCTCGGCCACCAAGTTCTTCTTCAGGTCAGCCTGCGCCTCGGGGGACGAGGCCGTCTCGATCACCAGCTTCTTGGAGCTCTTGGCGAAGATGAAGCTGGCGGTGGAGGCCGGCGACTTGTGCCTGGGGGAGAGCCGGCCGTCCCCGGCGGGCCCCTCGgtgccaggcagtgctgctctgctgcccgcCAGCTTCTCCGCAGCCTCACCGGTGGACAAGGCAGCGGCCTTGAGGTGCACGGCGTGGTGGAGCTGGTTGGAAGGCACCGCGTCTTtggcaggagggggctgccgTGTGGACAGGGACCGGCGGACGGGCTTCTGGGGTGCCGGCCGCTCCTCAgcaccggccccggccccggcgggcggcTCGACGCTCACGGAGCGCAGCCGCACCATCTGCAGCAGTGAGGGCGTGACGATGGGCAGGCTGGCGTCCTCCTTGGGCACGGGGCCGCTCTTGCTCCGCGACACCGGCTCCTTCTTGGCGTCTGCCCGGGGGCCGTTGGCCGCCTTCTTAAGACTGATTTGGGGCGGCAGAGCCGGAGctgagggtggggggagaggtggcggcggcggggggggcacagcagccTCGGGAGGGGGCTTGGTGAGGGAAGGCGGCTGCGGTGCtccggccggcggcgggccttgctgctggctgcgTGAGGAGACGGCGGCTGAGAAGGAGGAAGATGCAGCCCCTGGGCTCGGTGTCGCTTTCTGCTCAGCTGCCGGAGACGGGGTGGCATCGGGCAGGCTCGAGAAATAGGCTTCATCCGGAGGGGGGAAGTCTGCCATGGACAGGTCGTGCTCCTCAGGGGCtggcgggggaggcgggggccAGGCGGTGTCAGCGGCGGTCTCACTGGCAGCCTGG includes the following:
- the YARS1 gene encoding tyrosine--tRNA ligase, cytoplasmic, translating into MQPGEDAAMEAAPGPQEKYHLITRNLQEVLGEDKLMAILKERELKIYWGTATTGKPHVAYFVPMSKIADFLKAGCEVTILFADLHAYLDNMKAPWELLELRTRYYENVIKAMLESIGVPLEKLKFVRGTDYQLSKEYTLDVYRLSSVVTQHDAKKAGAEVVKQVEHPLLSGLLYPGLQALDEEYLKVDAQFGGVDQRKIFTFAEKYLPSLGYAKRVHLMNPMVPGLTGSKMSSSEEDSKIDLLDRKEDVKKKLKKAFCEPGNVENNGVLSFIKHVLFPLKSEFVVLREEKWGGNKTYTAYEALEKDFAEQVVHPGDLKNSVEVALNKLLDPIREKFNSPELKQLTNAAYPNPSKAKPAEKGTKNSEPENVVPSRLDIRVGKVISVEKHPDADSLYVEKIDVGEPEPRTVVSGLVQFVPKEQLQDRLVVLLCNLKPQKMRGVESQGMVLCASSVGEPRQVEPLDPPAGCCAGERVYVEGYEGGEPDDELKPKKKVFEKLQADFRVSEDCVAQWKERNFLTKLGRVSCKSLKGGSIS